GCGTTGCAGCCAGGCGACGCGGTCACGTTGCACTACGAGCTCGCGGACAACGCGGCCAAGTCGATGAAGTTCGCGCTCGGTCAGGGCGGCACGATCGTTCGCAACGGACAGGTCGTACCTGGCCTCGACCGGTCGATCGCGCCGCGGACCGCGCTCGGCTTCAAGAACGGCGGCCGTATGCTCGTGCTCGCGACCTGGGACGGACTGGGCGGCACCGGGAAGGGCGGCGTCGGGATCGACCGCGAGGCCCAGGACCTGGCCGATCGTGGCATCGAGACCGCCGTCAATCTGGACGGTGGCGGCTCGACGACGATGGTCGCGCGGGCCCTCGGCGCGGACGGCGCGACGGTCCGCAACAATCCGTCGGACGGCCAGGAGCGCAACGACCCGAACGGCGTCGGCGTCTTCGTCAGCCCTGGCGACGGCAAGGTACACGAGCTGCTGCTGAGCGGCGACGCGGCCGCGGACGGCGGCCTGAAAGTCTTCCCGGGCATGCACCGCATGTTGACCGCGAAGGCGGTCGACAACCACCTGACACCGGCCGCGATCGACCCGAAGAAGCTGGTCTGGAAGGCCAACGGCGGCAACATCAAGTACGGCACGCTGACCGCCGGCGGTCGTGGACCGATCACGGTGACCGCGCAGGTCGGCCGGATCAAGAAGGTGCAGCGGGTCGACGTACTCGGGCCGCTCGCCGCGCTCGAGCTGTCGAACACCCGGCTGTCGTTGTCCGAGGCAACGCCTGCCAACGCGGTGAATGTCGCGGTCACCGGTCGCGACGGCCAGGGTTACACCGCGCCGATCGACCCGCGGGACCTGAAGCTGGACTACGACCACGGCGTCGTCGACATCCAGGCCGCGGGCGGCAAGCTGAAGATCACGCCGCTGAAGAATGCCGGCACGATCCTGACGATCTCGGCCGCCGGTCAGGTGGTGAAGCTGCCGATCACCGTCGGCGTCGAGACCAAGGTCGTGTACGACTTCAACGACGACGTACTGCAGCGGTGGAACAACAACAGCACCGCGGCCACCACTCGCTCGGCGGACCCGGACGGTCTGCGCATCGACTTCCCCGCGATGCGCAACGTCGGGATCTCCGCGAACGGCGCCGCCAACCGCATTCAGGTACCCGGACAGCCGCTGCGGCTCCGGCTGCGGATCAAGTCGAGCATCGACGTACCCAGCGGGCTGACCTACGCCGGACTGTTCGACGGCAACGGAAAGTCCCTGGGACTGTACGGATCCGGGCTCAGGGCGGGACCGGACTACCAGAACGTCACCTGGACGGTGCCCGCGAACACGGTGTACCCGATCTCGATCTCGTCCTTCCAGGGAATCAACACCGCGGTCGCGCAGCAGAAGGCCGGTACGTTCGTACTGGACCGGTTCGAGGCCGACGTACCGACGGCGATCGAGCTGCCGGCGCGTCCGGACCTGGTCGCCGACCCACTGGTGTCGGCGGACGGAAACCTGGCCGGCGGGACGTTCAAGTTCGCGACGCTCTCCGATGTGCAGTTCACCGCCGACAACCCGGCACTCGCGCAGGTCGCGACCGCGGCGCTGGCCCGGATCCGGAAGACGCGCCCCGACCTGGTCGTGCTCAACGGTGACATCACCGATCGCGGTCTGCCGCAGGACCTTTCGCTGGCGCGCAAGGTGCTGACCGACGCGGGCTGCGACCTGATTCCGGTCGGCAAAGAACCCGCGCCGAACAGTACGCCGAAGGGCAGCACCCTGCCCTGCTACTACGTGCCGGGTAACCACGAGTCGTACGGGCTGAACAACACCCAGTCGGATCTGACCAACTTCACCAACGAGTTCGGGCAGCCGTACCGGACGTTCGACCACAAGGGTACGCGGTTCGTCCTGCTGGCCAGCGCGCTCGGCACGTTGCGTACGTCGGCCTGGGATCAGCTGCCGATGCTCAAGCAGGCGCTGGCCAGTGCGGCCACCGACCGATCGATCCGCAACGTGATGGTGTTCGCGCACCACCCGGTGGACGATCCGGAGGAGACGAAGTCCAGTCAGCTCGGTGATCGGGACGAGGTCGCGCTGATCGAGAAGCTGCTGACGAACTTCCGGAACAGTACCCGGAAGGGCGCGGCGATGGTCGGATCGCACGCGCAGGTCGCGAACGTGCACCGGGTCGAAGGCGTGCCGTACGCGGTGCTTCCGTCGTCCGGCAAGAACCCGTACGGCACGCCGGAACGTGGTGGCTTCACCGGCTGGGTCGACTGGTCGGTGGACGCGCGCCGGCCGGCCGGCGGGCAGTGGCTCGAGGCGGACGTCCGGGCGTTCGCGCAGTCGATCACGCTCGACACGCCCGCTGCGTTGCGGATCGGTGCGACCACGCGGCTCAGCGGCAGAATCGTGCAGCCGGAAGGCGTCGGAACCGGTACTCGCGTGGTGCCGCTGCGCTACCCGATTTCGGTGCACTGGAGTGGTTCGCCGAACCTCGCGATCGGTTCGGGACCGGCGGTCGTGCTGGCGGCACGGGTGACCGGCAAGGTCGCGGTCCTCGATCCGGTGACGCGGAAACTCACGGCGCTGCGGCCGGGCAAGGTCACGGTGTCGGTGACGAACGATTCGATGCGCCCGTACACCGGCGGCGCGTCGCTGGCGCCGGTCACCGGCTCGGCGACGATCAGCGTCCAGCGGTAACCCCCGACCGGTCCCTGACCTGCGGAAACGCCGGTCGGGGGCCGGGCCTCCGGAGCGGGGGAATAGGGTCGGCTCGGGCCGGGGTTGAAGGTTGAGTCCGAGTGTTCGAGCAAGGAGAACGATGAAGCCGACCGAGTTCGTGAAGGTGAATGGGCAGTTCTGGGCGGAGCACCTGAAGGGTGTGAGCGGCCATCTGCCGGTGAGCCACCGGACCGAGCTGCCCGGCCCGATGCTGTTCCCGCGGATGATGGTGCTGACCGAGACCCCGGACTGGAACATTCTGGAGCTGGTCGGGCTGAGCCGCGAGTACCGGACGCTGGAGGTCCGGCGGCAGAAGGCGGCGAGCGTCGAGGAGTACTTCGGCGTCGGCGACGGCGACCCGGTGATCACGCTGCCGGGGGAGAACCTGTTCAAGGACGCGACGATCGCGACCGAGGCCGGCAAGCGCGCGCTGACCGAACGGTTCCCGAACGCGGCGAACCTGCTCGGCGAGGAGTTCGTCGGCCGCGGCGACCAGCTGCTCCAGTTCGCGCCGGGCAACTACTCGACCTTCGATCGTGCGCTGCTCGTGCACGGTGCCGATGACGCGTTCCGCGCGCACTGGGTGTTCTTCGCGCTGGCGATCCACCGGTCGGAGCCGGCCGACAAGTACCTCGACTTCCTGCGTACGTACTCCAACGCCCGTCCGCATCTCGACCCGATCGGCACGATCAGCCTTCCGGTCGACCCGGTGGTGCTGAAGGCGGACGCGTTCGAGAGCACGTACCTCGCGCACGGTCTGCAGGATCTCGGCGTCGACGAGTTCCTGGACAAGCACGAGGAGATCCTGCTGTCGGTGTTCGGCGCGACCAAGCTGGTCCGGCAGCCGGCCGACGCGGACTTCGTCCTCGAACGCGCGGACGGCAACAACGTGCTC
The genomic region above belongs to Kribbella solani and contains:
- a CDS encoding phosphodiester glycosidase family protein, which codes for MKHRLTTGIAAVAAAATLWSLPAVGYADDHPVSGLALVDTTEKVGPGISLNHVKTVDQRGWVDAQYLTIDLADKAVSTDLLTAGPVASGGPLSVAANKAGAVAGVNGEFFDIGNSNAALGGEVQNGQLLKTADASGRQHVGVSKDGIAQLVDLAVDSTATFAGADHKVLTINAANGGGVPANGLVAYTPIWGEYSRNRGFGTADVAEVLVQHNKVVSVTPTGPAGSGPIPADGFYLVGRDEAAAALRALQPGDAVTLHYELADNAAKSMKFALGQGGTIVRNGQVVPGLDRSIAPRTALGFKNGGRMLVLATWDGLGGTGKGGVGIDREAQDLADRGIETAVNLDGGGSTTMVARALGADGATVRNNPSDGQERNDPNGVGVFVSPGDGKVHELLLSGDAAADGGLKVFPGMHRMLTAKAVDNHLTPAAIDPKKLVWKANGGNIKYGTLTAGGRGPITVTAQVGRIKKVQRVDVLGPLAALELSNTRLSLSEATPANAVNVAVTGRDGQGYTAPIDPRDLKLDYDHGVVDIQAAGGKLKITPLKNAGTILTISAAGQVVKLPITVGVETKVVYDFNDDVLQRWNNNSTAATTRSADPDGLRIDFPAMRNVGISANGAANRIQVPGQPLRLRLRIKSSIDVPSGLTYAGLFDGNGKSLGLYGSGLRAGPDYQNVTWTVPANTVYPISISSFQGINTAVAQQKAGTFVLDRFEADVPTAIELPARPDLVADPLVSADGNLAGGTFKFATLSDVQFTADNPALAQVATAALARIRKTRPDLVVLNGDITDRGLPQDLSLARKVLTDAGCDLIPVGKEPAPNSTPKGSTLPCYYVPGNHESYGLNNTQSDLTNFTNEFGQPYRTFDHKGTRFVLLASALGTLRTSAWDQLPMLKQALASAATDRSIRNVMVFAHHPVDDPEETKSSQLGDRDEVALIEKLLTNFRNSTRKGAAMVGSHAQVANVHRVEGVPYAVLPSSGKNPYGTPERGGFTGWVDWSVDARRPAGGQWLEADVRAFAQSITLDTPAALRIGATTRLSGRIVQPEGVGTGTRVVPLRYPISVHWSGSPNLAIGSGPAVVLAARVTGKVAVLDPVTRKLTALRPGKVTVSVTNDSMRPYTGGASLAPVTGSATISVQR